From a single Xiphophorus maculatus strain JP 163 A chromosome 5, X_maculatus-5.0-male, whole genome shotgun sequence genomic region:
- the LOC102223339 gene encoding alpha-internexin: MNTGCFQLALISEWVHPAFIKETRPLPRSVSTQAKMSYGSDVFSSSSYRRIFGDSPRFASSPSRVSSRGGGYRSSSLSRTSISSVGSYSRKSARSFSAPLEAFDLTQSSILNNEYKIIRTNEKEQMQGLNDRFAMFIEKVRNLEQHNKVLETELVALRQRQAEPSRLAEVYQQEIRELRSQLEELNGEKSQLVIERDSIDDDLQKLREKYEEEFRAREEAEATLKAFKKDVDDATMVRLDLEKKVESLLDEINFLRKVHEEEVAELTEMIQAAQVSVEMEVAKPDLTSALKEIRSQYESMASKNLQSAEEWYKSKFADLTEQASRSNDAIRASREEANEFRRQLQSKTIEIESLRGTTESLEKQLREMEDRHSMEINTYQESMAELENDLRTTKSEMARHLREYQDLLNVKMALDIEIAAYRKLLEGEETRIGTGIAYSNPSISVGVGQGYSYQTRIYSGSGKTSKKEGKEEEQPQSKPTGKVSQREVYEETVVTTKKMEKQQEDIPTNQKN; this comes from the exons ATGAACACCGGATGTTTCCAGCTGGCATTAATTAGTGAGTGGGTCCACCCCGCCTTTATAAAGGAGACGCGCCCACTGCCGCGCTCTGTGTCCACGCAGGCGAAGATGAGCTACGGATCTGATgtgttctcctcctcctcctacaGGAGGATCTTCGGGGATTCTCCCCGTTTCGCCTCCTCTCCGTCGCGCGTGTCCTCCCGCGGAGGAGGCTACCGCTCCTCCTCCCTGTCCCGCACCAGCATCTCCTCCGTGGGCTCCTACAGCAGAAAGTCGGCTCGCTCCTTCTCCGCTCCGCTGGAGGCCTTCGACCTGACCCAGAGCAGCATCCTCAACAATGAGTACAAGATCATCCGCACCAACGAGAAGGAGCAAATGCAGGGTCTCAATGACCGCTTTGCCATGTTCATCGAGAAGGTGCGCAACTTGGAGCAGCACAACAAAGTGCTGGAGACCGAGCTGGTGGCGCTGCGCCAGCGGCAGGCCGAGCCGTCCCGCCTGGCGGAGGTCTACCAGCAGGAGATCCGAGAGCTGCGCTCccagctggaggagctgaacGGGGAGAAGTCCCAGCTGGTGATAGAGAGGGACAGCATCGACGACGACCTGCAGAAACTCAGGGAGAAGTACGAGGAGGAGTTCCGCGCCCGGGAGGAGGCGGAGGCCACCCTCAAGGCTTTCAAGAAGGACGTGGACGACGCCACCATGGTGCGCCTGGACCTGGAGAAGAAAGTCGAGTCCCTCCTGGACGAGATCAACTTCCTGCGGAAGGTGCACGAAGAGGAGGTGGCCGAGCTGACGGAGATGATCCAGGCCGCGCAGGTGTCCGTGGAGATGGAGGTGGCCAAGCCGGACCTCACCTCCGCCCTCAAGGAGATCCGCAGCCAGTACGAGTCCATGGCGTCCAAGAACCTGCAGTCCGCCGAGGAGTGGTACAAGAGCAAGTTCGCCGACCTGACGGAGCAGGCCAGCCGGAGCAACGACGCCATCCGAGCCAGCAGGGAGGAGGCGAACGAGTTCCGGAGGCAGCTTCAGTCCAAGACCATCGAGATAGAGAGCCTGAGGGGGACCACCGAGTCTCTGGAGAAGCAGTTGAGGGAGATGGAGGACAGGCACAGCATGGAGATCAACACCTACCAG GAAAGCATGGCAGAGCTGGAAAATGACCTGAGGACCACCAAGAGTGAGATGGCTCGACATCTGAGGGAATACCAGGACCTGCTGAATGTCAAGATGGCTCTGGATATAGAAATCGCTGCATACAG GAAACTCCTGGAAGGGGAGGAGACCCGCATCGGAACAGGCATCGCCTATTCCAACCCCTCTATAAGCGTCGGCGTTGGGCAGGGCTACAGCTACCAGACCCGCATCTACTCTGGCTCCGGCAAGACCTCCAAGAAGGAGGGCAAGGAGGAGGAGCAGCCGCAGAGCAAGCCCACCGGGAAGGTGTCGCAGCGCGAAGTTTACGAGGAGACCGTCGTGACAACCAAGAAGATGGAAAAGCAGCAAGAAGACATCCCTACCAATCAGAAAAACTAG
- the atp5md gene encoding up-regulated during skeletal muscle growth protein 5: MAGHDAGSQHQFTGIAKHFNSYTIIGRRNCVLATYASLAAIFLFFKLKPKKKPAVTEK, encoded by the exons ATGGCAGGACACGACGCGGGGAGTCAGCACCAGTTCACTGGAATTGCCAAACACTTCAATTCATACACAATCATCGGAAGGAGGAAC tGTGTTTTGGCCACTTATGCCAGCCTTGCAGCCATCTTCCTTTTCTTCAAATTGAAGCCTAAGAAAAAACCTGCTGTCACAGAGAAGTAG
- the taf5 gene encoding transcription initiation factor TFIID subunit 5 yields the protein MAAVQGSIVDAKDEADIKTEPAADGFGNNHANDAGVLSASPGSSAAAGNNKPAAGAPEDQQTLLAVLQFLRKNKLSESAEILRREAGLPEEVLDPKGADSAGSGLGSGADIDGGDASALLSRVTITAAGGAKAPTKAAGEDQPDVNVVLSAYSQQGDPALYEVYYSGLKKFIESVLDCHRAELSQVFYPLFVHMYLELVYNNHEAEAKAFFEKFSGDQECYYEEDLRILSSLTKKEHMRGNETLLDFRTSKFVLRISRDSYQLLKRHLQERQNNQIWNIIQEHLYIDIFDGMPRSKSQIDAMSGSLAGEAKREANKAKVYYGLLKEPEIELPLDDEDEEAENEEGKPKKKKPKKDSTGSKSKKQDPNAPSQTRIPLPELKDSDKLDKIMYMKESTKRIRLGPDNLPSICFYTFLNAYQGLTAVDVTDDSSLIAGGFADSTVRVWSVTPKKLRKVKTASDLNLIDKESDDVLERIMDDKTASESKCLYGHSGPVYGISFSPDRNYLLSCSEDGTVRLWSLLTFTCLVGYKGHNYPVWDTQFSPYGYYFISGGHDRVARLWATDHHQPLRIFAGHLADVTCTRFHPNANYMATGSSDRTIRLWDVLTGNCVRIFTGHKGPIHALAFSPNGKFLASGATDGRVLLWDIGHGLMVGELKGHTECIYSLRFSRDGEILGSGSMDNTVRLWDAMKAFDDLETDDFTAATGHIHLQDNSQELLLGTYMTKSTPVVHLHFTRRNLLLAAGAYNP from the exons atggcGGCCGTACAGGGTAGTATAGTCGACGCGAAAGACGAAGCCGACATTAAAACAGAGCCAGCGGCCGATGGCTTCGGAAATAATCACGCCAACGACGCGGGAGTGCTCTCTGCGTCCCCCGGCTCCAGCGCTGCGGCTGGAAACAACAAGCCGGCGGCGGGAGCCCCCGAGGACCAGCAGACCCTGCTGGCTGTGCTGCAGTTCCTCAGAAAGAACAAACTGTCAGAGTCCGCAGAAATTCTGCGTCGCGAGGCGGGATTGCCGGAGGAGGTTCTGGATCCAAAGGGGGCTGACTCCGCCGGTTCTGGGCTGGGAAGTGGTGCGGACATAGATGGTGGGGATGCAAGCGCTTTGCTCAGCCGGGTGACCATCACTGCTGCCGGCGGAGCTAAGGCGCCAACTAAAG CAGCCGGAGAGGATCAGCCAGACGTCAACGTGGTTCTGTCAGCCTACAGCCAGCAGGGAGACCCAGCTCTCTATGAAGTTTACTACAGTGGCCTGAAGAAGTTCATCGAGTCCGTTCTGGACTGCCACAGAGCAGAACTGTCTCAGGTCTTCTACCCTCTGTTTGTCCACATGTACCTGGAACTGGTCTACAACAATCATGAAGCCGAGGCTAAGGCCTTCTTTGAAAA GTTCAGCGGGGACCAGGAGTGCTACTACGAAGAGGACCTACGCATTTTGTCAAGCCTTACGAAGAAGGAGCACATGAGAGGGAACGAGACTCTGCTGGATTTCCGCACCAGCAAGTTCGTTTTGCGCATCTCCCGCGACTCCTACCAGCTGCTGAAGAGGCACCTGCAGGAGCGCCAGAACAATCAGATATGGAATATAATCCAAGAGCACCTCTACATCGACATCTTCGATGGCATGCCGCGCAGCAAGAGCCAGATCGACGCCATGTCCGGCAGCTTGGCTGGAGAGGCCAAACGAGAAGCAAATAAAGCCAAG gTTTACTATGGCCTGCTGAAGGAGCCAGAAATTGAGCTTCCCCttgatgatgaggatgaagagGCAGAGAACGAGGAAGGTAAACCCAAGAAGAAAAAGCCCAAAAAGGACAGCACCGGCTCCAAAAGCAAGAAGCAGGATCCAAATGCTCCTTCACAGACCAG gataCCTCTACCAGAACTAAAAGACTCAGACAAGCTGGACAAGATCATGTACATGAAGGAGTCCACCAAGAGAATTCGTTTGGGACCTGACAACCTGCCCTCCATCTGCTTCTACACCTTTCTCAACGCATACCAG GGTCTAACTGCGGTTGACGTTACGGACGACTCCAGTCTGATCGCAGGGGGCTTCGCTGACTCCACGGTACGGGTGTGGAGCGTCACGCCGAAGAAGCTCCGCAAGGTCAAGACCGCCTCAG ATTTGAATCTGATTGACAAAGAGTCAGATGATGTTCTTGAGAGAATTATGGACGATAAGACGGCCAGTGAGTCAAAGTGTCTCTATGGACACAGCGGACCGGTGTATGGCATCAGCTTCAGCCCAGACAG AAACTACCTGTTGTCATGCTCTGAAGATGGCACGGTCAGGTTGTGGAGCCTCCTAACTTTCACCTGTCTGGTGGGATACAAAGGCCACAACTACCCAGTGTGGGACACGCAGTTCTCCCCTTACGGATATTATTTCATCTCCGGGGGGCACGACCGGGTCGCCCG CTTGTGGGCGACCGATCACCACCAGCCGCTGCGGATATTCGCCGGTCACTTGGCCGACGTCACTTGCACTCGTTTCCATCCCAACGCGAATTACATGGCCACAGGCTCGTCTGACCGCACCATCCGTCTGTGGGACGTCCTCACCGGAAACTGCGTCCGTATTTTCACCGGTCACAAG GGTCCCATCCATGCGCTGGCGTTCTCTCCTAATGGGAAGTTTTTGGCCTCGGGAGCCACTGATGGTAGAGTCCTCCTGTGGGACATCGGTCATGGACTGATGGTCGGAGAGCTCAAGGGTCACACAGAGTGCATCTACTCGCTCAGATTCAGCAGGGATGGAGAGATCCTCGGCTCCG GTTCTATGGACAACACGGTTCGCCTGTGGGATGCGATGAAAGCATTTGACGATTTAGAAACGGACGACTTCACTGCAGCTACGGGACACATCCACCTACAGGATAACTCCCAGGAGCTTCTGCTGGGCACCTACATGACCAAATCAACGCCTGTAGTTCATCTTCACTTCACACGGAGGAACCTGCTTCTGGCTGCAGGAGCTTATAATCCATAA